In a genomic window of Arthrobacter woluwensis:
- a CDS encoding transglycosylase domain-containing protein, producing MSPARNVLKSVAAVGGRLLAFATVSAVIGALLVGFLAPLVAATDAATKGSVQFFDSLPEELTINPPGQVSRILAADGSQIATVFSENRQDVTLKQIAPDMRNALVAIEDYRFYEHGGIDPMGIMRALVSNASGGRQGASTLTQQYVTNVLNDSRTARGDAADVVLNGQKTTGDKLREMKLALGLEKRLSKDQILQGYLNIVAFSGNAYGVQAASQYFFSVDAAKLSLPQAALLAGLVNGPGYYDPIAHPDRAVERRNLVLDAMLKHGYITAKKHDAAVKTPLKLAVKQPRQGCAYAAQSPYFCDYVLHQFLNDPAYGATPDERLKLLQRGGLTIRTTLDPRLQGPAQRQVDATTGANPDKWGASLVTIQPGTGKVVAMAQNSRMLAKQGSGFVTAYNFNVDKTDDAGQALGGVGGMQPGSTMKPVTLAAWLGEGKSPDQTVDAARRVYPLNFPWKSTCGPVAGAYNSREMDKGAAPDLQNDTPGFYRPMTVRMGIYYSINTATFASAAGLNDFCDIQRAADALGMHDGAGKGQKLQLNTLGNLLGGANVAPLTMANAFATFASNGTYCTPISITRVEDGKGKRLGGQSPSCRAGAITPEVAKRATNVLQDVLSKGSGLLIPDKVTAPAAAKTGTNQYNNQTWIVGYTRGLATASFFGDPFNASESRPGTNVTINGRTYPAVDGADIAGPQWARYMQAVYGLYAHGPFDPPTLPKKAPPKKADQKKPDTAKKAKPRR from the coding sequence ATGAGCCCTGCGAGAAATGTCCTGAAGTCCGTGGCCGCAGTGGGTGGAAGACTCCTGGCCTTCGCCACCGTGAGCGCCGTGATCGGTGCGCTCCTGGTCGGTTTCCTGGCGCCTTTGGTGGCCGCCACGGATGCCGCCACCAAGGGCTCGGTGCAGTTCTTCGACAGCCTGCCGGAGGAACTCACCATCAACCCTCCCGGGCAGGTGAGCAGGATCCTCGCAGCCGACGGCTCGCAGATCGCCACCGTCTTCAGCGAGAACCGTCAGGATGTGACGCTCAAACAGATCGCCCCCGACATGCGCAACGCGCTCGTGGCGATCGAGGACTACCGCTTCTACGAACACGGCGGCATCGATCCGATGGGCATCATGCGCGCCCTGGTCAGCAACGCCTCGGGTGGCCGGCAGGGCGCCTCCACCCTGACCCAGCAATACGTGACCAATGTCCTGAACGACAGCCGGACCGCCCGCGGCGACGCAGCCGACGTCGTGCTCAACGGCCAGAAGACCACCGGGGACAAGCTGCGGGAGATGAAGCTCGCCCTCGGACTCGAGAAGCGGCTGAGCAAGGACCAGATCCTCCAGGGCTACCTCAACATCGTGGCGTTCAGCGGCAACGCGTATGGCGTCCAGGCCGCCAGCCAGTACTTCTTCTCGGTGGACGCCGCGAAGCTCAGCCTGCCGCAGGCCGCTCTGCTCGCGGGCCTGGTGAACGGCCCCGGCTACTACGATCCGATCGCCCACCCGGACCGCGCCGTCGAGCGCCGCAATCTGGTGCTGGACGCGATGCTCAAGCACGGCTACATCACCGCCAAGAAGCACGACGCCGCCGTCAAGACCCCGCTCAAGCTGGCGGTGAAGCAGCCGCGCCAGGGTTGCGCTTACGCCGCGCAGTCGCCGTACTTCTGCGATTACGTGCTGCACCAGTTCCTGAACGATCCCGCCTATGGCGCGACGCCGGACGAGCGCCTCAAACTGCTGCAGCGCGGCGGTCTCACGATCCGCACCACGCTCGACCCGCGTCTGCAGGGTCCGGCGCAGCGCCAGGTCGACGCGACCACCGGCGCCAATCCGGACAAGTGGGGCGCCTCCCTGGTGACGATCCAGCCGGGCACCGGCAAGGTGGTCGCCATGGCCCAGAACTCCCGGATGCTCGCGAAGCAGGGCTCCGGCTTCGTCACGGCGTACAACTTCAACGTGGACAAGACCGACGACGCCGGCCAGGCCCTGGGCGGCGTGGGCGGCATGCAGCCCGGTTCCACCATGAAACCGGTGACGCTCGCCGCGTGGCTCGGTGAGGGCAAATCGCCCGATCAGACGGTGGACGCCGCGCGACGTGTCTATCCGCTGAACTTCCCCTGGAAGAGCACCTGCGGCCCGGTCGCGGGCGCCTACAACTCCCGGGAGATGGACAAGGGCGCGGCCCCGGACCTGCAGAACGACACACCCGGCTTCTACCGGCCCATGACCGTGCGGATGGGCATCTACTACTCCATCAACACGGCCACGTTCGCCTCGGCCGCCGGCCTGAATGACTTCTGCGACATCCAGCGTGCGGCTGACGCCCTGGGCATGCACGACGGCGCCGGGAAGGGCCAGAAACTCCAGCTCAACACCCTCGGCAACCTCCTGGGCGGAGCCAATGTGGCCCCTCTGACCATGGCGAACGCCTTCGCCACCTTCGCGAGCAATGGCACGTACTGCACCCCCATCTCCATCACCCGCGTGGAGGACGGGAAGGGCAAACGACTCGGAGGCCAGAGCCCGTCCTGCAGGGCCGGCGCGATCACCCCCGAGGTGGCCAAACGCGCGACCAACGTGCTCCAGGACGTCCTCTCCAAGGGCTCCGGTCTCCTGATCCCGGACAAGGTCACCGCCCCGGCCGCGGCTAAGACCGGCACGAACCAGTACAACAACCAAACCTGGATCGTCGGCTATACGCGAGGGCTGGCGACGGCGTCCTTCTTCGGCGATCCGTTCAACGCGAGCGAATCGCGTCCGGGCACCAACGTGACGATCAACGGCCGCACCTACCCGGCCGTTGACGGCGCGGACATCGCCGGGCCGCAGTGGGCACGGTACATGCAGGCTGTTTACGGTCTGTACGCTCACGGCCCCTTCGATCCGCCGACGCTGCCCAAGAAGGCCCCGCCGAAGAAGGCCGACCAGAAGAAACCGGACACGGCGAAGAAGGCCAAGCCCCGGCGCTGA
- a CDS encoding phosphatase PAP2 family protein, translated as MRRLARILTEAFSPTVLVTAFLLISCAVADGWRGLWFGLLAAVFTAIGPFLGIVIASRSGRLSDHHVGDRRQRLPVLIASLGSAAIGWAVLLLLHAPWSAVLGLLGVALGMIVVGAVNAFWKLSVHTAVVVFTTTALVTALGPWSAPLLLIPVAVGWSRVRLGDHTVAQVLAGVPAGLLVWGAYALMA; from the coding sequence GTGCGCCGTCTAGCCCGGATCCTCACTGAGGCCTTCTCCCCCACCGTCCTCGTCACCGCTTTCCTGTTGATCAGCTGCGCTGTGGCGGACGGCTGGCGCGGTCTGTGGTTCGGCCTGCTCGCCGCCGTCTTCACGGCGATCGGGCCATTCCTGGGCATCGTCATCGCCTCCCGGAGTGGGCGGCTCAGCGACCACCACGTCGGCGACCGCCGGCAGCGCCTGCCCGTGCTGATCGCCTCACTCGGCTCGGCGGCGATCGGCTGGGCGGTTCTCCTCCTCCTGCACGCGCCGTGGTCCGCAGTGCTCGGGCTGCTCGGGGTGGCGCTGGGGATGATCGTGGTGGGCGCCGTCAACGCGTTCTGGAAGCTCAGCGTGCACACCGCCGTCGTCGTCTTCACCACCACGGCGCTGGTGACCGCCTTGGGTCCGTGGAGCGCCCCGCTCCTTCTCATCCCCGTCGCCGTCGGCTGGTCGCGGGTCCGGCTGGGCGACCACACCGTCGCCCAGGTGCTCGCCGGAGTTCCCGCCGGACTGCTCGTCTGGGGCGCCTACGCACTCATGGCGTGA
- a CDS encoding HIRAN domain-containing protein, with amino-acid sequence MGEYYRLDELAAAAGGVLPLNQQIVVEDVQCLLVPEPSNAHDQNAVMVIANDYHVGYLSREDAIRYRPLVRRIVASGYLPGTIGRIWAFRTSSDIRTRVQVAIPHVDLLPLNQLPDREHKQLPWGSGLQVTKEEEHFDVLFNFVPPSGEGFLYSTLHRGVRTLRTGQERPYVELRIDGERVGEMSPVTSQHFLPIIEHLEGLGIAPVATVKIKGSALAAQLVLQAARASEIPDEWVEAGPDHAMKLVPWSLEYEIPAGWDSGFVASPGRDPKAGKSQVRTVVTAQSLAKGAKQGSLGWAVFWLCVAGVFLISIIGAPIAIVPAAWCGFLGWRQLRRWRVNSAAGTRTGSKG; translated from the coding sequence GTGGGTGAGTATTACCGCTTGGATGAACTCGCGGCGGCCGCCGGCGGTGTTTTACCGCTGAATCAACAGATCGTTGTGGAGGATGTCCAGTGCCTTCTCGTGCCCGAGCCATCCAATGCCCATGATCAAAACGCTGTAATGGTGATTGCCAACGACTACCATGTTGGCTATTTGTCAAGAGAAGATGCGATCCGGTACCGTCCGCTGGTCCGTCGCATCGTGGCGAGTGGTTATCTTCCAGGCACAATTGGAAGGATTTGGGCATTCCGAACTTCAAGCGACATCAGGACCAGAGTTCAAGTTGCAATCCCTCATGTCGACTTGCTTCCTCTCAACCAACTTCCGGATCGGGAACACAAGCAACTGCCATGGGGGAGCGGCTTGCAGGTCACTAAGGAAGAAGAGCACTTCGATGTGCTGTTCAACTTCGTGCCACCCAGCGGAGAGGGTTTCTTGTATTCGACGCTTCATAGGGGGGTTCGCACCCTGAGAACTGGGCAGGAGCGCCCATATGTTGAGCTGCGGATTGACGGCGAGCGTGTAGGTGAAATGTCGCCCGTGACCTCGCAGCATTTCCTCCCGATCATCGAGCATTTAGAAGGTCTAGGGATTGCACCTGTGGCAACTGTCAAGATAAAGGGGTCAGCCTTGGCCGCCCAGCTTGTGCTCCAGGCCGCAAGAGCATCTGAAATCCCTGACGAGTGGGTGGAGGCTGGTCCAGACCATGCAATGAAGCTGGTTCCTTGGAGTCTTGAGTACGAAATTCCTGCTGGCTGGGATAGCGGGTTCGTAGCTTCGCCTGGGCGAGATCCGAAAGCTGGCAAAAGCCAGGTTCGCACGGTTGTTACAGCGCAATCTCTGGCGAAAGGTGCCAAGCAAGGGTCTTTGGGGTGGGCCGTCTTCTGGCTCTGCGTCGCGGGGGTCTTCTTGATAAGCATTATTGGCGCCCCGATCGCAATTGTTCCGGCCGCATGGTGTGGGTTTCTCGGCTGGCGTCAGCTGCGAAGATGGCGGGTCAACTCCGCCGCCGGCACGAGAACTGGCTCAAAAGGCTAA
- the smpB gene encoding SsrA-binding protein SmpB, whose amino-acid sequence MPKESGRKVVATNRKARHDYEVLDTYEAGIALMGTEVKSLREGHANMGDAFCTFYNDELWMEQVNIPEYSQGSWTNHSSRRRRKLLLHRAELIKISHKIRESGFTIVPLQLYFVDGRAKVEIGVARGKKEYDKRQSLREAQDKREAQRVLRARNKR is encoded by the coding sequence GTGCCGAAGGAAAGTGGCCGGAAAGTCGTGGCCACGAACCGCAAGGCGCGCCACGACTACGAAGTGCTGGACACCTATGAGGCGGGGATCGCGCTCATGGGGACCGAGGTGAAGTCCCTCCGCGAGGGGCACGCCAACATGGGCGACGCGTTCTGCACGTTCTACAACGATGAGCTCTGGATGGAGCAGGTCAACATCCCGGAGTACAGCCAGGGGAGCTGGACCAACCACTCCTCACGCCGTCGCCGGAAGCTGCTCCTGCATCGCGCGGAGCTCATCAAGATCTCGCACAAGATCCGGGAGAGCGGCTTCACGATCGTCCCGTTGCAGCTGTACTTCGTCGACGGGCGGGCCAAGGTCGAGATCGGCGTGGCCCGTGGCAAGAAGGAGTACGACAAGCGGCAGAGCCTGCGCGAAGCCCAGGACAAGCGCGAGGCTCAGCGGGTCCTCCGGGCGCGCAACAAGCGCTGA
- a CDS encoding M23 family metallopeptidase codes for MNVAGPTQRALAKAARLRFPYDGDQCRKAARRTVGVSAVVALLLGFGLTPSQADNLDDQQQALQNRANQVQSSLEFLDGKIAKSAADLTLFQGRLPGAQKALADAQGRVAAAASEAQSLAVRVDAAQQSKAKLAQEMSQDKAKSSETKKLIGQIATQAYKSGGVPNDLTLFFGATDTEKLVSSMDLADQALRTQNAAMEKLNQQSAVNVNQSARLAAVEQEIADLKAQADAALAREQSARDEAARQKAAVDKLVSDTTRLNKELEASKPAIQAQLAKVNQAQDQVAAQIKARDERLRQEWLAEQRRKAEEAAAAAAAEAARQGQAQPPAQPPYVPPAPGPISSFGIRAPFDGNPPITSGWGWRAVPPGTIDFWGTGGYMHTGVDFGVGCGTPVHAAASGTVTLAGWITTGGGWTVQVSHGVVQGNALTTVNYHNSSVVVSAGQHVEQGQVIAYSGSSGNSTGCHAHFETWVNGSPVDPMTML; via the coding sequence ATGAACGTTGCAGGACCGACTCAGAGGGCTCTCGCGAAGGCTGCGCGGCTCCGTTTCCCGTACGACGGCGACCAGTGCCGCAAGGCCGCGCGCCGCACCGTGGGCGTATCCGCCGTCGTCGCGCTCCTGCTGGGCTTCGGCCTCACACCGAGCCAGGCCGACAACCTGGACGATCAGCAGCAGGCACTCCAGAACCGCGCGAACCAGGTGCAGTCCTCGCTCGAGTTCCTGGACGGCAAGATTGCCAAGTCCGCGGCTGATCTGACCCTGTTCCAGGGCCGGTTGCCGGGTGCCCAGAAGGCTCTGGCCGACGCTCAGGGGCGGGTCGCGGCGGCTGCGTCAGAGGCGCAGTCCCTGGCCGTGCGGGTCGACGCGGCCCAGCAGAGCAAGGCGAAGCTGGCGCAGGAGATGAGCCAGGACAAGGCGAAGTCCAGCGAGACCAAGAAGCTGATCGGGCAGATCGCCACGCAGGCCTACAAGTCGGGTGGCGTGCCCAATGACCTCACGCTGTTCTTCGGCGCCACGGACACGGAGAAGCTGGTCAGCAGCATGGACCTGGCCGATCAGGCGCTGCGCACGCAGAACGCCGCGATGGAGAAGCTCAACCAGCAGAGCGCCGTCAACGTCAACCAGTCCGCGCGCCTCGCCGCCGTCGAGCAGGAGATCGCCGATCTCAAGGCGCAGGCCGACGCGGCCCTGGCCCGGGAGCAGTCGGCCCGCGACGAAGCCGCGCGCCAGAAGGCGGCGGTGGACAAGCTCGTCTCGGACACCACGCGGCTGAACAAGGAACTCGAAGCCTCCAAGCCGGCGATCCAGGCTCAGCTGGCCAAGGTCAACCAGGCTCAGGACCAGGTGGCCGCTCAGATCAAGGCCCGCGACGAGCGGCTCCGCCAGGAATGGCTCGCCGAGCAGCGCCGCAAGGCCGAGGAGGCCGCCGCTGCTGCCGCCGCCGAGGCCGCACGGCAGGGTCAGGCACAGCCTCCGGCCCAGCCGCCGTACGTGCCGCCGGCGCCGGGACCGATCTCCTCGTTCGGGATCCGGGCTCCGTTCGACGGCAACCCGCCCATCACGTCCGGCTGGGGCTGGCGTGCGGTGCCGCCGGGCACCATCGACTTCTGGGGCACCGGTGGCTACATGCACACGGGCGTCGACTTCGGCGTCGGGTGCGGCACCCCCGTGCACGCGGCGGCATCCGGCACGGTGACCCTGGCCGGTTGGATCACCACCGGTGGTGGCTGGACCGTCCAGGTGTCTCACGGCGTCGTGCAGGGCAATGCGCTGACCACCGTGAACTACCACAACAGCTCGGTCGTGGTGTCGGCGGGGCAGCACGTCGAGCAGGGCCAGGTCATCGCCTATTCGGGCAGCTCCGGCAACTCGACCGGTTGCCACGCCCACTTCGAGACGTGGGTCAACGGCTCCCCGGTGGACCCGATGACCATGCTCTAG
- the ftsX gene encoding permease-like cell division protein FtsX: MRPMFILGEIVNGLRRNLSMFISVVLVTFVSLTFVGAAGMLQMQINQMKGYWYDKVQVAIFLCSPGSTTANCSSGPVTKEQQDNLRKTLDSDAIRQYVNDFQFESQDEAYKHFKEQFANSPIVDSVTPDQLPSSFRVNLKDPEKYKVISETFSAQPGVESVIDQRQILEKLFSAMNTASFVAIGIAAIMIICAALLIATTIRLSAFMRRKETAIMRLVGASKAVIQLPFILEGVIAAVVGALLASGAIWGISHFFLTGYLAEQYKQTAFISDAQTLWLVPGLIALGAVIAGVSSLFTLRKPLNA; encoded by the coding sequence ATGAGGCCCATGTTCATCCTCGGAGAGATCGTCAACGGCCTCCGCCGGAACCTCTCCATGTTCATCTCCGTGGTCCTGGTGACCTTCGTGTCCCTCACCTTCGTGGGCGCCGCCGGGATGCTCCAGATGCAGATCAACCAGATGAAGGGCTACTGGTACGACAAGGTCCAGGTCGCCATCTTCCTCTGCAGCCCCGGCTCCACCACCGCCAACTGCTCCTCCGGTCCGGTGACCAAGGAACAGCAGGACAATCTGCGCAAGACCCTGGATTCGGATGCGATCCGCCAGTACGTCAACGACTTCCAGTTCGAGTCCCAGGACGAGGCGTACAAGCACTTCAAGGAGCAGTTCGCCAATTCGCCGATCGTCGACTCGGTGACGCCGGACCAGCTGCCCTCCTCCTTCCGCGTGAATCTGAAGGACCCCGAGAAGTACAAGGTCATCTCGGAGACCTTCTCCGCCCAGCCCGGCGTGGAGAGCGTGATCGACCAGCGCCAGATCCTGGAGAAGCTCTTCTCCGCCATGAACACGGCCTCGTTCGTGGCCATCGGCATCGCGGCGATCATGATCATCTGTGCGGCGCTGCTGATCGCGACCACCATCAGACTCTCGGCCTTCATGCGGCGCAAGGAGACTGCCATCATGAGACTGGTGGGGGCTTCCAAGGCGGTGATCCAATTGCCCTTCATCCTCGAAGGCGTGATCGCGGCCGTGGTCGGAGCGCTCCTCGCCTCCGGAGCGATCTGGGGGATCTCGCACTTCTTCCTGACCGGCTACCTTGCCGAGCAGTACAAGCAGACCGCCTTCATCTCGGATGCGCAGACCCTCTGGCTGGTTCCCGGCCTGATCGCTCTGGGCGCCGTGATCGCCGGCGTCTCGTCCCTGTTCACCCTCCGCAAGCCGCTCAACGCCTGA
- the ftsE gene encoding cell division ATP-binding protein FtsE, which produces MIRFENVTKIHDPKARPALDSVSVEIEGGEFVFLVGASGSGKSTFLKMVYREDVATTGSVYVAGHNVSSLSSWRVPKLRRKIGVVFQDFRILPQKNVYQNVAFAMQVIGASRARTKERVTDVLAMVGLEGMEKRMQHELSGGEQQRVAIARAVVNQPDILLADEPTGNLDPTTSVEITEVLKKINANGTTVVMATHDDDIVDQMRRRVIELTKGKVIRDEAKATYTSLIPKVKTSAGAPETAATTTGEPRA; this is translated from the coding sequence ATGATTCGATTCGAAAATGTCACCAAAATCCACGACCCCAAGGCCAGACCCGCGCTCGACTCGGTGAGCGTGGAGATCGAGGGCGGCGAATTCGTCTTCCTCGTGGGCGCTTCCGGTTCCGGTAAGTCGACCTTCCTCAAGATGGTGTACCGCGAAGACGTGGCCACCACGGGATCCGTCTACGTCGCCGGACACAACGTCTCCTCCCTCTCCAGCTGGCGTGTGCCCAAGCTGCGCCGGAAGATCGGTGTGGTGTTCCAGGACTTCCGCATCCTTCCGCAGAAGAACGTCTACCAGAACGTCGCTTTCGCCATGCAGGTGATCGGCGCCAGCCGTGCCCGCACCAAGGAGCGCGTGACCGACGTGCTCGCGATGGTGGGCCTCGAGGGCATGGAGAAGCGCATGCAGCATGAGCTCTCCGGTGGTGAGCAGCAGCGTGTGGCGATCGCCCGCGCCGTCGTCAATCAGCCGGACATCCTGCTGGCCGACGAGCCCACCGGTAACCTCGACCCGACCACGAGCGTGGAGATCACCGAGGTGCTGAAGAAGATCAACGCCAACGGCACCACCGTGGTGATGGCCACGCACGATGACGACATCGTGGACCAGATGCGCCGCCGCGTCATCGAGCTCACCAAGGGCAAGGTCATCCGTGACGAGGCCAAGGCCACGTACACGTCCCTCATCCCCAAGGTGAAGACGTCCGCCGGTGCGCCGGAGACCGCCGCCACGACGACGGGGGAGCCGCGCGCATGA
- the prfB gene encoding peptide chain release factor 2 has product MAEIDFPAEIRALRATYDSIAQVSDVDSLRRDIAELSEKAGVPDLWDDPAAAQVVTSQLSHRQSELERLTTLASRIEDLEVLVELGQEAGDADSMAEAATELASIRSSLEQLEVVTLLSGEYDEREAVVTIRSGAGGVDAADFAEMLMRMYLRWAERHGYSTKVMDTSYAEEAGIKSATFEVNAPYAFGTLSVEAGTHRLVRISPFDNQGRRQTSFAAVEVIPLIEQTDSIEIPDNEIRVDVFRSSGPGGQSVNTTDSAVRLTHIPTGIVVSMQNEKSQIQNRAAAMRVLQSRLLLLKKEQEDAEKKALAGDIKASWGDQMRSYVLNPYQMVKDLRTNHEVGNTSAVLDGDIDDFIDAGIRWRADSRKAEA; this is encoded by the coding sequence ATGGCTGAGATTGATTTTCCTGCAGAGATCCGTGCACTGAGGGCTACCTACGACTCGATCGCACAAGTGTCAGACGTCGATTCCCTGCGCCGGGACATCGCCGAACTCAGCGAAAAGGCAGGCGTCCCCGATCTCTGGGACGACCCGGCCGCCGCTCAGGTGGTGACCTCACAGCTTTCCCACCGTCAATCGGAACTCGAACGCCTGACCACGCTGGCCAGCCGGATCGAGGACCTGGAGGTGCTGGTCGAACTCGGCCAGGAAGCCGGCGACGCGGACTCCATGGCCGAAGCAGCCACCGAGCTCGCTTCCATCCGGTCCTCCCTCGAGCAGCTTGAAGTGGTCACGCTCCTGTCCGGTGAATACGACGAGCGCGAGGCCGTGGTCACGATCCGGTCCGGCGCCGGTGGCGTGGACGCCGCCGACTTCGCCGAGATGCTCATGCGGATGTACCTCCGCTGGGCCGAACGCCACGGCTACTCCACCAAGGTCATGGACACCTCCTACGCCGAAGAAGCGGGCATCAAGTCCGCCACCTTCGAGGTCAACGCGCCGTATGCCTTCGGCACCCTCAGCGTGGAGGCCGGCACCCACCGTCTCGTGAGGATCAGCCCCTTCGACAACCAGGGCCGCCGCCAGACCTCCTTCGCCGCCGTCGAAGTCATCCCGCTGATCGAGCAGACCGACTCCATCGAGATCCCGGACAACGAGATCCGTGTGGACGTGTTCCGTTCCTCGGGCCCCGGCGGCCAGTCGGTCAACACCACGGACTCAGCTGTCCGCCTGACCCACATCCCCACCGGGATCGTGGTCTCCATGCAGAACGAGAAGTCCCAGATCCAGAACCGCGCTGCCGCCATGCGCGTGCTCCAGTCCCGTCTTCTCCTCCTCAAGAAGGAGCAGGAGGATGCGGAGAAGAAGGCCCTGGCCGGCGACATCAAGGCGTCCTGGGGCGACCAGATGCGGTCCTACGTCCTGAACCCGTATCAGATGGTCAAGGACCTCCGGACCAACCATGAGGTCGGCAACACCAGTGCGGTCCTCGACGGCGACATCGACGATTTCATCGACGCCGGCATCCGCTGGCGCGCCGACAGCCGCAAGGCCGAGGCCTGA
- a CDS encoding GNAT family N-acetyltransferase, translating into MLPNEMPRLQHGPVVLRAFESRDAALVQAAASDDLIPLITTVPVSGTREDALAFIARQQDRLVARTGYSFAIADAASGEAVGQIGLWLRDIEQGRASTGYWVARAHRGRGYVTAALQALTVWAFELDEVERLQMFVEPWNRASWQAAERCGFQREGLLRSWQQIGGARKDMYVYSRIRQDPA; encoded by the coding sequence ATGCTGCCGAACGAGATGCCCCGCCTTCAGCACGGCCCGGTCGTGCTGCGAGCCTTCGAAAGCCGCGACGCTGCGCTGGTGCAGGCGGCCGCGTCCGATGACCTCATCCCATTGATCACCACGGTGCCGGTCAGCGGGACGCGCGAGGACGCCCTGGCGTTCATCGCGCGGCAACAGGACCGCCTGGTCGCCCGCACAGGCTATTCGTTCGCCATCGCGGACGCCGCGTCCGGCGAAGCCGTCGGCCAGATCGGACTGTGGCTCCGAGACATCGAGCAGGGGCGTGCGAGCACCGGCTACTGGGTGGCCAGGGCTCACCGGGGCCGGGGATATGTCACCGCCGCCCTGCAGGCACTCACCGTCTGGGCGTTCGAGCTCGACGAGGTGGAGCGTCTCCAGATGTTCGTCGAACCGTGGAACCGGGCTTCGTGGCAGGCCGCTGAACGCTGCGGGTTTCAGCGCGAGGGACTGCTGCGATCATGGCAGCAGATCGGGGGAGCCCGGAAGGACATGTACGTGTACAGCAGGATTAGACAAGATCCCGCCTGA
- a CDS encoding pilus assembly protein TadG-related protein, whose amino-acid sequence MRAGDGGLLNGSGAGAGRRPATSSRELGSINILTLGYVVIALLAAVVLLDVSSVYLEHKKLLALADGAASAAADSFDITGIAGEGPDRAAVRLDDGRVRATATDYLRRSPSASNLDHLAVVGASGSPDGRSAMVKLSAVAHPPLLGVFVPDGITIEAGSTARARLVR is encoded by the coding sequence ATGAGGGCCGGCGACGGCGGGCTGCTCAACGGATCCGGTGCAGGGGCGGGCCGGCGACCAGCGACCTCCTCAAGAGAGCTCGGGAGCATCAACATCCTCACCCTCGGCTATGTGGTGATCGCTTTGCTGGCCGCCGTGGTTCTGCTGGATGTCTCCTCTGTGTACCTCGAGCACAAGAAGTTGCTGGCCCTGGCCGACGGCGCGGCCTCCGCCGCAGCGGATTCGTTCGACATCACCGGCATCGCAGGGGAGGGGCCGGACCGTGCCGCGGTGCGACTCGACGACGGCAGGGTCCGCGCGACGGCGACGGATTACCTGCGACGCAGCCCGTCGGCGTCGAACCTGGACCATCTGGCGGTGGTGGGCGCCTCCGGCAGTCCCGACGGGCGGAGCGCCATGGTCAAGCTCAGCGCCGTGGCGCACCCACCGTTGCTCGGCGTCTTCGTTCCGGATGGCATCACGATCGAGGCCGGCTCGACGGCGCGCGCCCGGCTGGTGCGGTGA
- a CDS encoding TadE family protein, translated as MVDFVLVSGLLTLVFLGVLQLTLILHVRNSLIDAASSGARYGALADRSPEDAVSRAKDLISGSVGQGFAQDISVAESREGEVRLITVTVRAPFPVLGLLGPDKALEVCGHAERVE; from the coding sequence GTGGTCGATTTCGTGCTGGTGTCGGGGCTCCTCACCCTGGTGTTCCTCGGGGTTCTGCAGCTCACCCTGATCCTTCATGTCCGCAACTCGTTGATCGATGCGGCCTCGTCGGGTGCGCGCTATGGTGCGCTCGCCGACCGGTCTCCGGAGGACGCGGTCTCGAGAGCCAAGGACTTGATCTCAGGATCCGTCGGTCAGGGATTCGCGCAGGACATCTCGGTCGCCGAGTCCCGGGAAGGCGAGGTCCGGCTGATCACCGTGACCGTAAGGGCCCCGTTCCCGGTCCTGGGCCTCCTGGGCCCGGACAAGGCACTGGAAGTGTGCGGACATGCCGAACGCGTCGAGTGA